A portion of the Candidatus Zixiibacteriota bacterium genome contains these proteins:
- the bshB1 gene encoding bacillithiol biosynthesis deacetylase BshB1, which yields MEYDLISIGAHPDDVEVGTGGVLIALNKKGYKTGVVYLTHGEMGTGGTPEIRAKEAIDAAGILGSDLVETFDWGDCRLFDTYERRLELAVLIRKYRPKIILAPHPHVGHGKRQSHPDHVAAGQIVINAANYATLKKMPIEGEPHRVAQIFHYFLPPGMAPNFVVDITEHFDRWIEALKCHRSQFLNPEKSRDYIWSLETMARSFGQSAGCKYGQGFYNIEPIRIVDLFDLVK from the coding sequence ATGGAATATGATCTGATTTCGATCGGGGCTCACCCGGATGATGTTGAGGTCGGGACCGGCGGGGTTCTAATTGCTCTGAATAAGAAGGGTTACAAGACCGGGGTAGTTTATCTCACTCATGGAGAAATGGGGACGGGGGGGACTCCTGAAATCCGGGCGAAGGAGGCGATAGACGCGGCCGGGATTCTTGGATCCGATCTGGTCGAGACATTCGACTGGGGCGATTGCCGGTTATTCGACACCTATGAACGACGGCTTGAGCTGGCGGTTTTGATCAGGAAATACCGCCCGAAAATCATCCTGGCTCCCCACCCTCATGTCGGCCATGGTAAACGTCAATCGCATCCTGACCATGTGGCCGCCGGGCAGATAGTCATCAATGCCGCCAATTATGCCACCTTGAAGAAAATGCCTATTGAGGGGGAACCGCACCGGGTTGCCCAGATTTTTCACTATTTCCTGCCGCCCGGAATGGCGCCCAATTTCGTAGTCGATATTACCGAGCATTTTGACCGCTGGATTGAGGCTTTAAAATGCCACCGGTCGCAGTTTCTCAACCCGGAAAAATCCCGGGATTATATCTGGTCGCTGGAGACCATGGCTCGATCATTCGGGCAATCGGCGGGATGCAAGTACGGACAGGGGTTTTATAACATTGAACCGATTCGAATTGTCGACCTGTTTGATCTGGTGAAATAG
- a CDS encoding metal ABC transporter permease, with product MTSIFTGEKTVLEFFEALWHYTFLQYALLIGIMASVACGIVGTYVVTRRITYIGGGIAHSVLGGMGVAYYLSVVYGWEAWHPSYGAVIAALLAAVIIGLVSLKARQREDTVISALWAIGMAVGIIFIYRTPGYNQNLMSYLFGNILMVTPADIWLIAFLDALVVLISSLFYHQLMAVCFDEEFARVRGLNVEFYYLLLLCLTALTVVILVTVVGVVMVIALLTIPVAVAGYFSRSLWRIMVLAALFSMVFTTAGLALSYGPDLPSGATIILLAGGSYILVAAGAKLKDYLRV from the coding sequence ATGACCAGCATATTCACGGGAGAAAAAACGGTGCTTGAATTTTTCGAAGCTCTCTGGCATTATACCTTTCTGCAGTATGCCCTGCTGATCGGTATCATGGCCAGTGTGGCCTGCGGTATTGTCGGAACTTATGTGGTTACCCGCCGGATCACCTATATCGGGGGAGGCATTGCTCACAGCGTTTTGGGCGGTATGGGGGTGGCCTATTATCTTTCGGTGGTTTATGGCTGGGAAGCCTGGCATCCATCCTACGGGGCCGTTATCGCGGCCCTTCTGGCGGCTGTGATTATCGGCCTGGTCAGCTTAAAAGCCCGGCAACGGGAAGATACCGTCATCAGCGCCCTGTGGGCTATCGGCATGGCGGTCGGGATAATTTTTATCTACCGGACCCCCGGCTATAACCAGAACCTGATGAGTTACCTGTTCGGGAATATTTTGATGGTGACCCCGGCCGATATCTGGCTGATTGCTTTTCTGGATGCGCTGGTGGTGTTGATCAGTTCTCTGTTTTATCACCAATTAATGGCCGTTTGTTTTGATGAAGAATTCGCCCGGGTGAGGGGACTCAATGTCGAATTTTATTATCTGCTTTTATTATGTCTGACCGCCCTGACGGTGGTGATTCTGGTGACGGTGGTCGGGGTGGTGATGGTAATCGCGCTGTTGACTATTCCGGTGGCGGTGGCCGGGTATTTTTCGAGGAGTCTGTGGCGGATAATGGTTCTGGCGGCGTTATTCAGTATGGTTTTCACGACGGCCGGGCTGGCATTGAGTTACGGCCCGGACTTACCCTCGGGGGCGACAATCATTCTGCTGGCGGGTGGGAGTTATATTCTGGTGGCGGCGGGAGCGAAATTGAAAGATTATCTTCGAGTCTAA
- a CDS encoding GNAT family N-acetyltransferase, which translates to MDQIKKISNRNYRRFIDIVANSYPGFGLNTDESRLKATVRLLKVQRENPEISTWGYFRDRKLLGGIRLFDFVMTMFETEIPVGGGGLLAVDLLYKREKVARGLMEYFINHYLKMGTCLTTLYPFRPDFYRRMGWGYGAKYNEYVVKPGDFPDFGSKEHIVYLNSKDYSAVKDCYNRYAAVTHGMFRKCKYEFGYFGRPEMRLVGFKQGRRILGYLAFEFKQLEKDNFIRNDIKIFEFIYESREAFSELITFLHTQDDQINLIRFPTSDDHLHFIPYDPRDHSDQLVGMINHRVNAQGIGIMYRVIDTPGIFRQLKKHNFNNGNGRLKITINDSFLKSNNGSTFVDFVNGHSEVISGGKYDVEIKMDISDFSSMLMGVIDFESLYRYRRTEISDPNSLTTVNRIFKSDRKPQCTTQF; encoded by the coding sequence ATGGATCAAATAAAAAAAATATCAAATCGCAATTATCGTCGCTTCATTGATATTGTAGCTAATTCCTACCCCGGTTTCGGGCTGAATACCGATGAGAGCCGCCTTAAAGCCACCGTCAGATTGCTGAAAGTCCAACGGGAGAATCCCGAAATCTCGACCTGGGGATACTTCCGGGATCGAAAACTCCTTGGCGGAATACGTCTTTTTGATTTTGTCATGACCATGTTTGAAACGGAAATTCCGGTCGGCGGCGGTGGTCTGCTGGCGGTTGATCTGCTATATAAAAGGGAAAAGGTGGCCCGCGGGTTGATGGAATATTTTATAAATCATTACCTGAAGATGGGGACTTGTCTGACCACCCTGTACCCGTTTCGCCCTGATTTTTATCGCCGCATGGGTTGGGGATATGGCGCCAAATACAACGAGTATGTTGTCAAACCGGGTGATTTCCCCGATTTCGGATCCAAAGAACATATCGTTTATTTGAATTCGAAAGACTATTCGGCGGTAAAGGATTGCTACAACCGTTATGCGGCCGTTACCCATGGTATGTTTCGCAAATGCAAATACGAGTTCGGTTATTTCGGGAGACCGGAGATGCGCCTGGTCGGTTTTAAACAGGGACGACGGATTCTGGGTTACCTGGCTTTTGAGTTCAAACAACTCGAAAAAGACAATTTCATTCGCAATGATATAAAGATCTTTGAATTTATTTATGAAAGCCGGGAGGCTTTCTCGGAACTGATCACCTTCCTGCACACTCAGGATGACCAGATCAATCTGATCCGTTTCCCGACTTCCGATGACCATCTGCATTTTATTCCCTATGATCCCCGCGATCATTCCGATCAACTGGTCGGTATGATTAATCACCGCGTCAACGCCCAGGGAATCGGCATCATGTACCGCGTGATTGACACCCCCGGTATCTTCCGGCAGTTGAAAAAACACAATTTTAACAACGGGAATGGTCGTTTGAAAATTACCATCAACGACAGTTTTTTGAAATCAAACAACGGCAGTACGTTTGTGGATTTTGTGAATGGCCATTCGGAAGTCATATCGGGCGGTAAATACGATGTCGAAATAAAAATGGATATTTCGGATTTTTCTTCGATGCTTATGGGTGTGATTGATTTCGAAAGCCTGTACCGCTATCGGCGGACGGAAATTTCCGATCCGAATTCTCTTACGACGGTTAACCGAATTTTCAAATCCGACCGCAAACCGCAGTGCACAACTCAATTCTGA
- a CDS encoding CopG family transcriptional regulator, whose amino-acid sequence MNKNKTEIVTFKADKSLLEAMKGIPNRSEFIRTAVLNALESACPLCRGTGIMTPAQKEHWELFAKDHAVEECRDCHELHLVCSRTRKGKR is encoded by the coding sequence GTGAATAAAAATAAAACGGAAATAGTGACATTCAAAGCCGATAAATCTCTTCTGGAGGCCATGAAAGGAATTCCCAATCGTTCGGAATTTATCCGGACGGCGGTTCTTAACGCGCTGGAATCGGCCTGCCCGCTTTGCCGGGGAACCGGAATCATGACTCCGGCGCAAAAAGAGCATTGGGAGTTATTTGCCAAAGATCATGCCGTCGAGGAATGCCGGGACTGCCATGAACTCCATCTTGTCTGCAGCCGAACTCGAAAGGGAAAGCGATAA
- a CDS encoding outer membrane protein transport protein, translating to MGILRLLTFCLLLLILILPDAFGSGFTFDGLGVKAKGMGGAFRALADDWSAAYYNPAGYNHIADNILAFNTDFLHNRYSMTPSVSWGEEGYESGFYNEQEIYNKHEILSIPQAGVVFRLPVTSKIAALNEVVCGLAAIQLFDQNQTWELYENIPAYASDSGAYPSKQYYNNLDVVAFQLTMATGFLEDERLSVGIGLQLLRADLNFNSVVLRDNPMESPISDRPYDKIPEWYRNDGKGWGFGYRIGLLYRVNEKLDVGLVYNGPASIDITGDTDLKFFFGDNYTLQGNYFDSTEQRYFIDGNVEDVTAEFETTLDLPASIGGGIAFKYNDRLTLTLDGEYTFWSAFEGLDFAFTNYDGLPHSYLTHAISLIRTDMTNPVEWDDVARVMVGANYLLKDYVELRGGFAYDQSPTSSTTATPLFIDLGDKYSYSVGIGFQVDFWHLDFTTVYTHQPDLDVGNISDVDGNGLMDNLSGLYKADNWQTILGISYRF from the coding sequence ATGGGAATCTTGAGATTACTGACTTTTTGTCTGTTGCTCCTTATCCTGATTCTGCCCGATGCCTTTGGCAGCGGATTTACCTTTGACGGTCTGGGAGTCAAGGCAAAAGGAATGGGTGGGGCTTTTCGAGCCTTGGCTGATGACTGGTCAGCCGCATATTACAATCCAGCAGGATATAACCATATCGCGGACAATATCCTGGCGTTCAACACCGACTTTTTGCATAACCGCTACTCGATGACTCCGAGCGTAAGCTGGGGTGAGGAAGGTTATGAAAGCGGCTTTTACAATGAACAGGAAATTTATAACAAACATGAAATATTGAGCATTCCTCAGGCCGGCGTTGTTTTCCGTCTGCCGGTAACGAGTAAAATCGCCGCCCTCAATGAGGTGGTCTGCGGTCTTGCGGCCATACAATTGTTTGACCAGAACCAAACCTGGGAACTCTACGAGAATATCCCCGCTTATGCCAGTGACTCTGGCGCCTATCCATCCAAGCAGTATTACAACAATCTGGATGTGGTGGCTTTTCAGTTGACCATGGCGACCGGGTTTCTTGAAGACGAGCGTCTTTCAGTGGGTATCGGATTGCAGTTGCTTCGGGCCGATCTCAATTTCAACAGTGTGGTGTTGCGCGATAACCCGATGGAATCGCCGATCAGCGACCGCCCCTATGACAAAATTCCGGAGTGGTATCGTAATGACGGCAAGGGCTGGGGATTCGGATACCGGATCGGTTTGCTTTATAGAGTCAATGAGAAGCTGGATGTTGGTTTGGTTTACAATGGTCCGGCCTCGATCGATATTACCGGTGACACTGATTTAAAATTTTTCTTTGGCGACAATTACACTCTTCAGGGCAATTATTTCGACTCCACCGAGCAAAGATATTTTATCGATGGAAATGTCGAAGATGTCACGGCCGAGTTCGAAACGACTCTTGATCTGCCGGCCTCGATCGGTGGTGGTATCGCTTTTAAATATAATGACCGCCTGACATTGACACTCGATGGCGAATATACTTTCTGGTCGGCCTTTGAGGGACTCGATTTCGCTTTTACCAATTATGACGGTTTGCCCCACAGCTATTTAACGCACGCAATAAGTTTGATCCGGACGGATATGACCAATCCGGTGGAATGGGATGATGTTGCCCGAGTGATGGTCGGCGCCAATTATCTTCTTAAGGATTATGTCGAATTGCGGGGCGGGTTTGCATATGATCAGTCACCGACCAGTAGTACCACGGCAACCCCGCTCTTTATCGATCTGGGGGATAAGTACAGCTACAGTGTCGGAATCGGATTCCAGGTCGACTTCTGGCATCTCGATTTTACCACGGTTTACACTCATCAGCCGGATTTGGATGTCGGAAACATCTCCGATGTTGACGGCAATGGGTTAATGGATAACCTATCCGGTCTTTACAAGGCTGATAACTGGCAGACCATTCTGGGAATTTCATATCGGTTTTAG
- a CDS encoding tetratricopeptide repeat protein gives MVLISIFLAVTTILLIGGGCGRSEDEARRLKQEGNLALQSGDTDRALKLFKEGLEIRSSDRDFLFNIGICFKRLDILDSALVYFRHTRILYPRDPEVNRELIHLCPIYGDYDCAINAIAMLVSMGDNEQLYWSRLAELYYRKNEYGMAVKYYKLILADNPDDWNAYLSLSTTLAQMGKTEESNDFLQAHIDRFGPSAEAYTNMAVNFITLKNIQQAEQCFRKSLALNPEKIPVWINLANVLSEQKDMAKKREALEIYKKYRQQTPKFYNLDSLIPALEQEISQ, from the coding sequence ATGGTACTAATATCGATATTCTTGGCGGTCACAACCATCCTTTTAATAGGCGGAGGTTGCGGCAGGAGTGAAGATGAGGCGCGGCGCCTCAAACAGGAAGGTAATCTGGCTCTGCAATCGGGTGATACCGATCGGGCCCTGAAGCTGTTTAAAGAAGGTCTGGAAATAAGATCGTCCGACCGCGATTTTCTCTTTAATATCGGAATCTGTTTTAAGCGGCTCGATATTCTCGACTCGGCCCTGGTTTATTTCCGCCACACGCGGATTTTATATCCGCGGGATCCCGAGGTTAACCGGGAACTGATCCACCTTTGCCCCATCTACGGCGACTATGACTGCGCCATCAATGCCATCGCCATGCTGGTAAGTATGGGTGACAACGAACAACTCTACTGGAGCCGCCTGGCGGAATTGTACTACCGGAAAAATGAATATGGCATGGCGGTAAAATACTACAAGCTGATCCTGGCCGATAATCCCGATGATTGGAACGCTTACCTGTCTCTCTCAACTACTCTGGCCCAGATGGGTAAAACTGAGGAGTCCAATGATTTCCTCCAGGCCCATATCGACCGGTTCGGCCCCTCGGCGGAAGCCTACACCAATATGGCCGTCAATTTTATCACTTTGAAAAATATCCAACAAGCCGAGCAGTGTTTCCGTAAATCGCTGGCCTTGAATCCCGAAAAAATCCCGGTCTGGATCAATCTGGCCAATGTGCTTTCGGAACAGAAAGATATGGCGAAAAAACGTGAGGCCCTGGAAATTTACAAAAAATATCGCCAGCAAACCCCGAAATTCTATAATCTTGATTCGCTTATTCCCGCCCTCGAACAGGAAATCAGTCAGTGA
- a CDS encoding zinc ABC transporter substrate-binding protein, with protein MSELYMIFRRISLISVLILSLINSITSAAEKIRVSVSIQPQASFVKEVGGDRVEVEVMVAPGQAPETFEPTPKQLARLSETDLFFRIGLSFEDQLVEKSSQILAHTMMVDLRTGIKPRIMEEYENDHLHGHGNYDPHIWMDPNLVKTMATTINRELKQLDPASAVYYDKNLNTFISELDRADQHIREILAPFQARTFFIFHPVLGYFADRYGLKQTAIEFEGKEPGAKQLTELIDRAQKKNIRVIFVQPQFSDKTAQAVADAIGGKVVRIDPMAADYIANLEYIAEALAEGWQ; from the coding sequence ATGAGTGAGTTGTATATGATATTTCGCAGGATTTCATTGATTTCGGTGTTAATCCTGTCGTTGATTAATAGTATCACTTCTGCCGCGGAGAAAATCAGGGTATCGGTCAGTATTCAGCCTCAGGCGTCCTTTGTGAAAGAGGTGGGCGGGGATAGGGTCGAGGTCGAGGTGATGGTGGCTCCGGGGCAGGCGCCGGAGACCTTTGAGCCGACCCCGAAACAACTGGCCCGTCTTTCGGAAACCGATTTGTTTTTCAGAATCGGTCTGTCATTTGAGGATCAGTTAGTGGAAAAATCGTCTCAAATTTTAGCCCATACCATGATGGTTGATCTTCGGACCGGAATCAAACCCCGGATTATGGAGGAATACGAAAACGATCACCTCCATGGCCACGGTAATTATGATCCGCATATCTGGATGGATCCGAATCTTGTTAAAACCATGGCGACAACCATCAATCGTGAATTGAAGCAACTTGACCCCGCCTCAGCGGTTTATTACGATAAAAATCTGAATACCTTTATCAGTGAACTTGACCGGGCCGATCAACATATTCGTGAAATTCTGGCACCATTTCAGGCCAGGACGTTCTTTATTTTTCATCCGGTTCTGGGCTATTTCGCCGATCGCTATGGCCTAAAACAAACAGCTATTGAATTCGAGGGTAAGGAACCGGGGGCAAAACAGTTGACGGAATTGATCGATCGGGCCCAGAAGAAAAATATCAGGGTTATTTTTGTTCAGCCGCAGTTTTCGGACAAAACCGCTCAGGCCGTCGCCGATGCCATCGGGGGGAAAGTCGTCCGAATCGATCCAATGGCGGCCGATTATATCGCCAATCTCGAATATATTGCCGAGGCACTCGCCGAGGGGTGGCAATGA
- a CDS encoding ABC transporter ATP-binding protein → MTDNQQPVISIKDMSFSYNGRPALENVNLVIDRNDFIWVVGPNGGGKTTMIKLILGLLQPQKGTVRVFGQNPNDARDRIGYMPQFSHLDPQFPVTVLDVVLIGRLGGSHKFGPLRQHDRFAAEKALGEVSLLESKNRPFSELSGGQQRRVLIARALACEPALLVLDEPMANLDLVVEKELNDLLLKLNQKLTVLMVSHDPALVSEHIRRVVCVNRTVSEHPTCELDSDFIGELYGGERRLVRHDQHIHGRKNGA, encoded by the coding sequence ATGACGGATAACCAGCAACCGGTCATCTCGATCAAGGATATGAGTTTCTCATATAATGGTCGTCCGGCGCTCGAAAATGTCAATCTGGTAATTGATCGGAATGATTTTATCTGGGTGGTGGGGCCCAACGGGGGCGGTAAGACAACCATGATAAAATTAATTCTGGGACTTCTGCAACCGCAGAAGGGGACGGTCAGAGTTTTCGGCCAGAATCCCAATGATGCTCGCGACCGGATCGGATATATGCCCCAATTTTCTCATCTTGACCCGCAATTTCCGGTGACGGTGCTTGATGTCGTTTTGATCGGCCGTTTGGGCGGAAGCCACAAATTCGGCCCGCTTCGCCAACATGATCGATTTGCGGCGGAAAAGGCTCTGGGAGAGGTTTCTCTACTGGAATCCAAAAACCGTCCGTTTTCGGAGCTATCAGGCGGTCAACAGCGCCGGGTATTAATTGCCCGTGCTCTGGCCTGCGAGCCGGCTTTACTGGTGCTCGATGAGCCGATGGCCAATCTTGATTTGGTGGTTGAAAAAGAACTCAACGACCTGCTTTTAAAGCTCAACCAAAAATTGACGGTTCTGATGGTCTCGCATGACCCGGCCCTGGTTTCCGAGCATATCCGCCGGGTGGTCTGTGTCAACCGGACCGTTTCCGAACACCCCACCTGCGAGCTCGACAGCGATTTTATAGGGGAGTTGTACGGCGGTGAGCGAAGACTGGTTCGCCATGACCAGCATATTCACGGGAGAAAAAACGGTGCTTGA
- the selD gene encoding selenide, water dikinase SelD, whose product MQPIYLDYNATTPIDPRVAEAMLPFINEHFGNPSSGHIYGVTARRAVEKARRQVAELLHCDPEEIIFTSGGSESNNYAIKGAARAYRDHGNHIITSAVEHPAVIEVGRYLEQNGYKVTYLPVDSNGLVDPALVEKAITPATILITIMHANNEVGTIMPIIEIAEIARRHNIIMHTDAAQSVGKIPVQVDSLGVDLLSVAGHKLYAPKGIGALYIRSGIRLEKYVHGADHERNLRAGTENVIEIVGLGEACRLIGGETEKHRQHLNRMRDRLEQGLQNKFPDIKINGHPEKRLPNTTSISFPGLEANTILAELTEVAASAGAACHSDNIDISAVLEAMAVPLEYAMGTIRFSAGRFTTGDEIDRAITEITRVVEGLQPSAGKVTHISETSEIKLTQYTHGLGCACKLRPQLLEDILKKLPVPDNADILVGTDTSDDAAVYRLNDNLAVVQTVDFFTPIVDDPFEFGLIAAVNSLSDIYAMGGRPLFALNIVGFPSNRLPIEVLELILEGALEAAGQAGISIIGGHTVDDTEPKFGLAVTGIINPAEVVTNRNAQPGDRLILTKPIGTGILTTAMKQGQLEKEHKDILVKTMATLNRTAAELMTGIGVNACTDITGFGLLGHLLEMMNGSKTSAEIEISRIPLLPGVTENAVAGIIPGGTRDNLAYTLTATEYAPGISDTKRLILNDAQTSGGLLIAIPDERADRLLNMLHKNGVESATIIGRVHESSHIRIMVN is encoded by the coding sequence ATGCAACCGATATATCTTGATTATAATGCCACCACCCCGATTGACCCGCGGGTGGCCGAGGCCATGTTGCCATTTATCAATGAGCATTTCGGTAATCCGTCAAGCGGGCATATTTACGGGGTAACGGCCAGAAGGGCGGTCGAAAAGGCCCGTCGTCAGGTGGCCGAATTACTTCATTGTGATCCCGAAGAAATAATCTTCACCAGCGGCGGATCGGAGTCGAACAATTATGCCATCAAAGGCGCGGCCCGGGCTTACCGTGATCACGGCAACCACATCATTACAAGCGCTGTGGAACATCCGGCGGTGATCGAGGTCGGCCGCTATCTTGAACAAAACGGATACAAGGTCACCTACCTGCCGGTCGATTCCAATGGACTGGTCGATCCTGCCCTGGTTGAAAAGGCCATCACGCCCGCCACCATCCTGATCACCATCATGCATGCCAATAATGAAGTCGGGACTATCATGCCCATTATCGAGATTGCGGAAATCGCCCGTCGGCACAATATCATTATGCATACCGACGCCGCTCAGTCGGTCGGTAAGATTCCGGTCCAGGTAGATAGCCTGGGTGTCGATCTGCTCTCTGTGGCCGGCCATAAGCTATATGCCCCCAAGGGAATCGGCGCTCTATATATCCGCTCCGGTATTCGCCTTGAGAAATATGTCCACGGTGCCGATCATGAGCGGAATTTGAGAGCCGGCACTGAAAATGTCATCGAAATAGTCGGGTTGGGTGAGGCCTGCCGCCTGATCGGCGGTGAAACCGAAAAGCACCGGCAACATCTGAATCGAATGCGCGATCGGCTGGAACAGGGATTGCAAAATAAATTCCCCGATATTAAGATCAACGGTCACCCGGAAAAGCGGCTCCCCAACACCACCAGTATTAGTTTTCCGGGATTGGAGGCCAATACTATCCTGGCGGAACTTACCGAGGTTGCCGCCTCGGCCGGAGCCGCCTGCCACAGCGACAATATCGATATTTCCGCGGTCCTTGAAGCAATGGCTGTTCCTCTGGAGTATGCCATGGGAACAATCCGTTTTTCGGCGGGACGGTTTACCACCGGAGACGAAATCGACCGCGCCATCACCGAGATCACCCGGGTGGTGGAAGGACTACAACCATCAGCCGGTAAGGTTACACATATTTCTGAAACCTCGGAAATCAAATTGACTCAATATACTCACGGCCTTGGCTGTGCCTGCAAGCTCCGCCCCCAGTTGTTGGAAGATATTTTAAAAAAACTCCCGGTTCCCGACAATGCTGATATTCTGGTCGGTACCGATACCTCTGATGATGCCGCGGTGTACCGACTCAATGACAATCTGGCTGTCGTTCAAACGGTGGATTTCTTTACTCCGATTGTCGATGATCCTTTCGAATTCGGCCTGATCGCCGCGGTTAATTCGCTCTCGGATATTTATGCCATGGGTGGCCGCCCCCTCTTTGCCCTCAATATTGTCGGTTTTCCCAGCAACCGTTTGCCGATTGAAGTTCTTGAACTCATTCTGGAAGGCGCACTTGAGGCGGCTGGTCAGGCCGGAATTTCCATCATTGGCGGACATACTGTCGATGATACCGAACCTAAATTCGGTCTGGCGGTTACCGGAATAATAAACCCCGCCGAAGTGGTGACCAACCGTAATGCCCAGCCCGGCGACAGACTGATTTTGACCAAACCCATTGGAACCGGTATCCTGACTACCGCCATGAAACAGGGTCAACTTGAAAAAGAACACAAGGATATTCTGGTTAAAACCATGGCCACCCTGAACCGAACCGCGGCCGAACTCATGACCGGTATCGGGGTTAATGCCTGCACCGATATAACCGGTTTCGGACTGCTCGGGCATCTGCTGGAAATGATGAATGGCTCCAAAACTTCGGCCGAAATTGAGATAAGCCGCATTCCCCTTTTGCCCGGTGTCACGGAAAACGCCGTGGCGGGGATTATTCCCGGAGGAACCAGGGACAATCTGGCCTATACTTTAACAGCGACCGAATACGCTCCCGGAATATCCGATACCAAACGGCTGATCTTAAACGATGCCCAAACCTCCGGCGGCCTTCTGATAGCCATTCCCGATGAGCGGGCCGACCGCTTGCTTAATATGCTTCACAAAAACGGAGTTGAATCTGCTACCATAATCGGGCGAGTACATGAATCAAGCCATATCCGAATAATGGTGAATTGA
- a CDS encoding NAD-dependent deacylase — MGKLDQASLDKAAKMIKRARRVTAFTGAGISVESGVPPFRGPDGLWSRYDPACFEINFFRTHPETAWPLIKKMFFDTFREAHPNDAHLGLARMETAGRLRTVITQNIDNLHQAAGSKEVYEFHGNARYLVCLECEARYGIAEMDLDHLPPVCPVCHGMLKPDFIFFGEMIPERVHSRSLYETIHSDIFLVIGTSGEVMPASMIPAIAKQNGAGIIEINISPSNYTGRISDIFLAGQASDVINDLVRLLEI, encoded by the coding sequence ATGGGAAAATTGGATCAGGCCTCACTGGATAAAGCCGCGAAGATGATAAAACGGGCCCGGCGGGTGACTGCCTTTACCGGGGCCGGGATTTCAGTGGAAAGCGGCGTCCCTCCTTTTCGGGGACCGGATGGGCTCTGGAGTCGCTACGATCCAGCCTGTTTCGAGATCAATTTTTTTCGCACTCATCCCGAGACAGCCTGGCCATTAATCAAAAAAATGTTTTTCGACACTTTCCGCGAAGCCCATCCAAACGATGCTCATCTCGGACTGGCCAGGATGGAAACGGCCGGTCGGCTACGTACCGTTATCACTCAGAATATCGACAACCTCCATCAGGCCGCCGGTTCGAAGGAGGTTTATGAATTTCATGGTAATGCCCGGTATCTGGTGTGTCTTGAATGCGAGGCACGGTATGGCATCGCTGAAATGGATCTGGATCATCTCCCGCCGGTCTGTCCCGTGTGCCATGGCATGCTTAAACCGGATTTCATCTTTTTCGGAGAGATGATTCCCGAACGGGTTCATTCCCGGTCGCTGTACGAAACTATCCATTCGGATATATTCCTGGTAATAGGCACTTCGGGCGAGGTGATGCCGGCCTCAATGATCCCCGCTATAGCCAAACAGAATGGGGCCGGGATTATCGAAATCAATATCAGCCCCTCGAATTATACCGGCCGGATAAGTGATATCTTCCTGGCCGGGCAAGCTTCGGATGTCATTAATGATCTCGTCAGATTGCTGGAAATATAA